From the Paraburkholderia sp. PREW-6R genome, one window contains:
- the accC gene encoding acetyl-CoA carboxylase biotin carboxylase subunit, whose protein sequence is MFEKILIANRGEIALRIQRACRELGVKTVVVYSEADKEAKYVKLADEAVCIGPAPSNLSYLNMPALISAAEVTDAEAIHPGYGFLSENADFAERVEQSGFTFIGPRPETIRMMGDKVTAKQTMIKTGVPCVPGSEGALPDDPKEIVKIARQVGYPVIIKAAGGGGGRGMRVVHTEAALVNAVNMTREEAGRAFGNPQVYMEKFLENPRHIEIQVLADSFRNAIWLGERDCSMQRRHQKVIEEAPAPGIARRLIDRIGDRCADACKKMGYLGAGTFEFLYENGEFYFIEMNTRVQVEHPVTELITGVDIVQEQIRIAAGEKLAFRQRDIAFKGHAIECRINAEDPFKFIPSPGRLTSWHMPGGPGIRVDSHAYNGYFVPPNYDSMIGKLIAYGSTREQAIKRMRIALSEMVVEGIQTNIPLHRELMLDAKFVEGGTSIHYLENRLAAKQQAAPEEA, encoded by the coding sequence ATGTTTGAAAAAATCCTCATTGCCAACCGTGGCGAGATCGCGCTTCGTATCCAGCGCGCCTGCCGCGAACTCGGCGTCAAGACAGTCGTCGTCTATTCGGAAGCCGACAAGGAAGCCAAGTACGTAAAGCTCGCCGACGAGGCGGTCTGCATCGGCCCGGCGCCTTCGAACCTGAGCTATCTGAACATGCCGGCGCTGATCAGCGCGGCCGAAGTCACCGACGCCGAAGCGATCCACCCCGGCTACGGCTTCCTGTCGGAGAACGCCGACTTCGCCGAACGCGTCGAACAGTCGGGCTTCACCTTCATCGGCCCTCGCCCGGAAACGATCCGGATGATGGGCGACAAGGTCACGGCCAAGCAGACCATGATCAAGACCGGCGTGCCGTGCGTGCCCGGTTCGGAAGGCGCGTTGCCCGACGATCCGAAAGAGATCGTGAAAATTGCCCGGCAGGTGGGCTATCCGGTCATCATCAAGGCCGCGGGCGGCGGCGGTGGCCGCGGCATGCGCGTGGTCCACACGGAAGCGGCGCTGGTCAACGCGGTCAACATGACGCGCGAGGAAGCCGGTCGTGCGTTCGGTAATCCGCAGGTCTACATGGAAAAATTCCTGGAGAACCCGCGGCACATCGAAATTCAGGTGCTCGCCGATTCGTTCAGGAACGCGATCTGGCTAGGCGAGCGTGACTGCTCGATGCAGCGCCGTCACCAGAAAGTGATCGAAGAAGCGCCGGCACCGGGCATCGCGCGCCGCCTGATCGACCGGATCGGCGATCGTTGCGCGGACGCCTGCAAGAAAATGGGTTATCTCGGCGCCGGCACGTTCGAATTCCTGTACGAAAACGGCGAGTTCTACTTCATCGAAATGAATACGCGCGTGCAGGTCGAGCACCCGGTGACCGAACTGATCACGGGCGTCGACATCGTGCAGGAACAGATCCGCATTGCGGCCGGCGAAAAGCTGGCTTTCCGTCAGCGCGACATCGCGTTCAAGGGTCACGCGATCGAATGCCGGATCAATGCGGAAGATCCGTTCAAGTTCATCCCGTCGCCGGGACGCCTTACGTCGTGGCATATGCCGGGCGGGCCGGGCATCCGCGTCGATTCGCATGCATACAATGGCTATTTCGTCCCGCCCAACTATGATTCGATGATAGGCAAGCTGATCGCCTACGGCTCGACGCGCGAGCAGGCCATCAAGCGGATGCGCATTGCGCTGTCGGAAATGGTCGTGGAAGGCATTCAGACCAATATTCCGCTGCACCGCGAGTTGATGCTCGACGCGAAGTTCGTTGAAGGCGGCACCAGCATTCACTACCTCGAAAACCGGTTGGCAGCGAAGCAGCAGGCCGCACCGGAAGAAGCGTAA
- a CDS encoding YqiA/YcfP family alpha/beta fold hydrolase, whose product MILYLHGFRSSPNSFKARVLAARLVELGRSDEWRCPMLPVSPLETVALAESLVTEARPKNVTLIGSSLGGFFATHLAEKHGWPAVLLNPAVVPQRDLSAYLGEQPLWHGGGSIVVEPHHLDELRALRVASITRPERYYLIAATGDEVLDYREMLAHYPGARTRLIEGSDHAISEFAQYVDDVLAFCDAEDIEPPAPREAA is encoded by the coding sequence GTGATTCTCTATCTGCACGGTTTCCGGTCGTCCCCGAATTCGTTCAAGGCGCGCGTGCTGGCGGCCCGGCTCGTCGAACTCGGCCGCAGCGACGAATGGCGCTGCCCGATGCTGCCGGTCTCGCCGCTCGAAACGGTCGCGCTCGCCGAGTCGCTGGTCACCGAGGCGCGGCCGAAAAACGTCACGTTGATCGGCAGTTCGCTTGGCGGCTTTTTCGCCACGCACCTGGCCGAGAAGCACGGCTGGCCGGCGGTGCTGCTGAATCCGGCGGTCGTGCCGCAGCGCGATCTGAGCGCCTATCTGGGCGAGCAGCCGTTATGGCATGGCGGCGGCAGTATCGTGGTCGAGCCACATCATCTCGACGAACTGCGCGCGCTGCGCGTGGCGTCGATCACGCGGCCGGAGCGCTATTATCTGATCGCCGCGACCGGCGATGAAGTGCTCGACTATCGCGAAATGCTTGCACACTATCCGGGCGCACGAACCCGGCTGATTGAAGGAAGCGATCACGCGATCAGCGAGTTCGCGCAATACGTCGACGACGTGCTGGCCTTTTGCGACGCCGAAGACATCGAGCCGCCGGCGCCGCGCGAAGCGGCCTGA
- a CDS encoding RNB domain-containing ribonuclease: MNVFFEESGSFKAGSVLSRQGDAFQVELPGGRRAKVRAKDVLIEFEKPTAGELMQQADTAAQDIDLDFLWECAPEDEFPFATLGAEYFGEHFGPTERAALILRMHSAPVYFRRKGRGMYQRAPQEQLKMALAGLERKRQQALVQQTYEDELKAGRLPEALAGKTALTLLTKPDKNTIEYKALEGAAAARGISQARLMLECGGIASARALHEARFLSEFFPHGTGFPPVSVGKLPEDLPEADVEAFSIDDITTTEIDDAFSVEHLSDGRVRIGVHIAAPALGIVRGDEVDAIARTRLSTVYMPGDKITMLPDSVVEAFTLAEGGLRPALSLYVIVNRETQEIVASETRAERVFVKNNLRHNTLDELVTEEALAAGTGDYPHKEDIAVLWPFAQALFEKRQTARAGYGLRREVQRNTDFNFYVEGEHVTITPRRRGSPLDTIVAELAILANSSWGAFLHDHGVPGIYRTQRAFGAPTGPKRTRMQTNAAPHEGLGVTQYAWSTSPLRRYVDLVNQWQLLACVQHGVTAKLAAPFKPKDADLFAVVQGFDDTYTAYADHQRRMEYFWCLRWLKQENRKQVVASVVKGDLVRLEEIPLLLHVPGLGVHARGTRLQMEVMSIDELTVEASVRLLHVLDAPTVTSGAEAEEADESEDEIIDAADESAEGEAEARAEAEPAADAQNVEDSGEAPALTDAEKSGGANDAATDRHVAEPGR, from the coding sequence GTGAACGTTTTCTTCGAGGAATCGGGCAGTTTCAAGGCGGGCAGCGTGCTGTCGCGTCAGGGCGATGCTTTTCAGGTCGAATTGCCGGGCGGCCGGCGAGCCAAGGTGCGCGCCAAAGACGTGTTGATCGAGTTCGAAAAGCCCACGGCGGGCGAACTGATGCAGCAGGCGGACACCGCTGCGCAGGACATCGACCTGGACTTTCTGTGGGAATGTGCGCCGGAAGATGAATTCCCGTTCGCAACACTGGGCGCCGAATACTTTGGCGAGCATTTCGGACCCACCGAACGTGCGGCGCTGATCCTGCGCATGCACAGCGCGCCCGTTTATTTCCGCCGCAAGGGGCGCGGCATGTACCAACGCGCGCCGCAGGAACAGCTGAAAATGGCGCTCGCCGGTCTGGAGCGCAAGCGTCAGCAGGCGCTCGTGCAGCAGACTTACGAGGACGAGCTGAAAGCAGGGCGCCTGCCTGAGGCACTCGCCGGCAAGACGGCGCTCACGTTGCTCACCAAACCGGACAAGAACACGATCGAATACAAGGCGCTGGAAGGCGCCGCCGCCGCGCGCGGCATTTCGCAGGCGCGGCTCATGCTCGAATGCGGCGGCATCGCGTCGGCGCGCGCGTTGCACGAGGCGCGCTTCCTCTCCGAATTCTTCCCGCATGGCACCGGGTTTCCGCCGGTCAGTGTCGGCAAGTTGCCGGAAGACCTGCCGGAAGCCGACGTCGAGGCTTTCTCGATCGACGACATCACCACGACCGAAATCGACGACGCGTTTTCCGTCGAGCACCTGTCCGACGGCCGCGTGCGGATCGGCGTGCATATTGCCGCGCCGGCGCTCGGCATCGTGCGCGGCGACGAGGTCGATGCGATTGCGCGCACGCGTCTGTCCACGGTCTACATGCCGGGTGACAAGATCACGATGCTGCCCGACAGCGTCGTCGAAGCGTTCACGCTGGCCGAGGGTGGCTTGCGCCCGGCGCTCTCGCTGTACGTGATCGTGAATCGCGAGACGCAGGAAATTGTCGCGAGCGAAACACGCGCCGAACGTGTGTTCGTGAAGAACAACCTGCGTCACAACACGCTGGACGAACTGGTGACTGAAGAGGCGCTCGCTGCCGGCACGGGCGACTATCCGCACAAGGAAGACATCGCCGTGCTGTGGCCGTTCGCGCAGGCGCTGTTTGAAAAACGCCAGACCGCGCGAGCCGGCTATGGTTTGCGCCGCGAAGTGCAACGCAACACCGACTTCAACTTTTACGTGGAAGGCGAGCACGTCACCATCACGCCGCGCCGTCGCGGCTCGCCGCTCGACACGATCGTCGCCGAACTGGCGATTCTCGCGAACTCGTCATGGGGCGCGTTCCTGCATGACCACGGCGTGCCCGGCATCTACCGGACGCAGCGCGCGTTCGGCGCGCCCACCGGTCCCAAGCGCACCCGTATGCAAACCAATGCCGCGCCGCACGAGGGCCTCGGCGTCACGCAGTACGCGTGGAGCACGTCGCCGCTGCGCCGCTATGTCGACCTCGTCAATCAGTGGCAATTGCTCGCCTGTGTCCAGCATGGCGTGACGGCGAAACTGGCCGCGCCGTTCAAGCCGAAAGACGCGGATCTGTTCGCGGTTGTGCAAGGGTTCGACGACACCTATACCGCGTATGCCGATCATCAGCGTCGTATGGAGTATTTCTGGTGTCTGCGCTGGTTGAAGCAGGAGAACCGCAAGCAGGTGGTGGCGTCGGTCGTGAAGGGCGATCTCGTGCGTCTCGAAGAGATTCCGCTGCTGCTGCACGTGCCGGGTCTCGGTGTGCATGCGCGCGGCACGCGTTTGCAAATGGAAGTGATGTCGATCGACGAGTTGACCGTCGAGGCGTCGGTGCGTCTGCTGCACGTGCTCGACGCGCCGACCGTCACGAGCGGCGCGGAGGCTGAAGAAGCGGACGAAAGCGAAGACGAGATCATCGACGCCGCCGATGAAAGCGCCGAAGGCGAAGCCGAGGCGCGTGCCGAAGCGGAACCGGCCGCCGACGCACAGAACGTGGAAGACAGCGGCGAAGCCCCCGCACTAACCGACGCGGAAAAGAGCGGCGGCGCGAACGACGCCGCTACGGACCGCCACGTCGCGGAACCCGGCCGATGA
- the mpl gene encoding UDP-N-acetylmuramate:L-alanyl-gamma-D-glutamyl-meso-diaminopimelate ligase, translating to MHIHILGICGTFMGGLAVLARGAGHTVTGCDAGVYPPMSTQLQAQGIRLIEGYDADQLNGLNADLFVIGNVVSRGNPLMEAILDRGLPYSSGPQWLGEHVLNGKWVLAVAGTHGKTTTSTMLTWLLEDAGLNPGFLIGGVPLNFGVSARLTDSSFFVIEADEYDTAFFDKRSKFVHYRPKTAVLNNLEFDHADIFPDLSAIETQFHHLVRTVPGIGRIITNGRENALERVLTRGCWSGVERFGVQGGWETLPAEDGVPVDERFAVYHNSERVGVVEWQVQGEHNRLNALAAIAAARHVGVPPAQAAKSLANFRNVKRRMEVRGSVDGVTVYDDFAHHPTAIETTLAGLRTRVGRENTRILAVLEPRSNTMKLGVMKAQLPASLADADLVFGYGAPTGRDALGWNLGEALAPLGEKAQAFDNLDALVKAVVQAARPGDQVLVMSNGGFGGVHQKLLDALSARGTT from the coding sequence ATGCACATCCACATCCTCGGCATTTGCGGCACGTTCATGGGCGGTCTGGCGGTCCTTGCGCGCGGTGCGGGCCATACCGTGACGGGCTGCGATGCCGGCGTCTATCCGCCGATGAGCACGCAGCTGCAAGCGCAAGGCATTCGCCTGATCGAGGGTTATGACGCGGACCAGCTGAATGGTCTGAATGCCGATCTGTTCGTGATCGGCAATGTGGTGTCGCGCGGCAATCCGCTCATGGAAGCCATTCTGGATCGGGGCCTGCCTTACAGCTCCGGTCCGCAGTGGCTGGGTGAACATGTGCTGAACGGCAAGTGGGTGCTCGCCGTTGCCGGCACGCACGGCAAGACCACGACCAGCACCATGCTCACGTGGTTGCTCGAAGACGCGGGCCTGAATCCCGGCTTCCTGATTGGCGGCGTGCCATTGAATTTCGGTGTGTCGGCGCGCCTTACCGATTCGAGCTTCTTCGTGATCGAAGCCGACGAATACGACACGGCGTTCTTCGACAAGCGCTCCAAGTTCGTTCACTACCGGCCCAAAACCGCAGTGCTGAACAATCTGGAGTTCGATCACGCTGACATCTTCCCCGATCTGTCCGCCATCGAAACGCAGTTCCATCATCTTGTGCGCACGGTGCCCGGCATCGGCCGGATCATCACGAACGGGCGTGAAAACGCGCTCGAACGCGTGCTGACGCGCGGTTGCTGGAGCGGAGTCGAACGTTTCGGCGTACAAGGCGGCTGGGAGACCCTGCCCGCCGAAGACGGTGTCCCGGTCGACGAGCGCTTTGCGGTGTATCACAACAGTGAGCGGGTCGGTGTCGTCGAGTGGCAGGTGCAGGGCGAGCACAATCGCCTGAATGCGCTCGCCGCGATCGCCGCCGCACGCCATGTGGGCGTGCCGCCCGCGCAGGCGGCGAAATCGCTCGCAAACTTCCGCAACGTGAAGCGGCGCATGGAAGTGCGCGGCAGCGTCGACGGCGTGACGGTGTACGACGACTTCGCTCACCACCCCACGGCGATCGAGACTACGCTGGCGGGGCTGCGCACACGCGTGGGCCGCGAGAATACGCGTATCCTGGCCGTGCTGGAGCCGCGCTCGAACACCATGAAGCTTGGCGTGATGAAAGCGCAGTTGCCCGCCAGTCTCGCCGATGCCGACCTCGTATTCGGCTACGGCGCGCCCACCGGTCGGGACGCGCTCGGCTGGAATCTGGGCGAAGCGCTCGCGCCGCTCGGCGAAAAAGCGCAAGCTTTCGACAATCTCGACGCGCTAGTCAAAGCAGTGGTCCAGGCGGCGCGCCCCGGCGACCAGGTTCTGGTGATGAGCAACGGCGGCTTCGGCGGCGTTCATCAGAAACTGCTGGACGCCCTTTCCGCGCGAGGCACAACGTGA
- the aroQ gene encoding type II 3-dehydroquinate dehydratase — MTRLLVLHGPNLNLLGTREPEVYGRVTLPQIDQALADRAADAGVEIASFQSNHEGALVDRIQSARTEHTDFIVINPAAYTHTSVAIRDALAGVGIPFVEVHLSNVHRREPFRHHSYFSDQAEGVICGLGWKGYLYALEFALDRLAAGSSRG; from the coding sequence ATGACGCGACTGCTGGTACTGCACGGACCCAACCTCAATCTTCTCGGCACGCGGGAACCGGAGGTTTATGGCCGTGTGACGCTCCCGCAGATCGATCAGGCACTGGCGGACCGCGCCGCGGACGCCGGCGTCGAAATCGCGTCGTTCCAGAGCAATCATGAAGGGGCACTGGTCGATCGCATTCAATCCGCCCGGACTGAACACACCGATTTCATCGTGATCAATCCCGCTGCGTACACGCACACGAGCGTGGCGATTCGGGACGCACTGGCGGGGGTCGGCATCCCGTTCGTCGAGGTCCATCTGTCGAACGTGCATCGTCGCGAACCGTTCCGGCATCATTCCTATTTCTCCGACCAGGCCGAAGGCGTGATCTGCGGCCTGGGCTGGAAGGGATACCTGTACGCACTCGAATTCGCGCTGGACCGGCTCGCTGCCGGCTCGTCGCGCGGCTGA
- a CDS encoding UDP-N-acetylmuramate--alanine ligase yields MVRKSHFDPQRVREEIATAAARLIAEDGLDYATAKRKAARQVVGESRIGGEWLPDNDQIEEEIREYQSLFQGDSQPALLRRLRQIAVDWMERLAAFNPYLTGAVLGGTAGEHSDIHLQAFCDNPKEVAIYFLNANIQYDVSETRHFAGRGYVETLSFLWRPASEGRDAAPVGVHVALYETDDLRGAVRADARGRTARANLQTVQTLLNDSDVAPSTN; encoded by the coding sequence ATGGTTCGCAAATCACATTTCGATCCGCAGCGCGTGCGCGAGGAAATCGCCACTGCGGCTGCGAGGCTCATCGCCGAAGACGGTCTCGACTACGCTACGGCGAAGCGCAAAGCGGCGCGACAAGTGGTCGGAGAGAGCCGTATTGGCGGCGAATGGCTACCGGATAACGATCAGATCGAAGAAGAAATCCGTGAGTATCAATCGCTTTTTCAGGGCGACAGCCAGCCGGCCTTGCTGCGGCGACTGCGCCAGATCGCAGTCGACTGGATGGAACGACTCGCCGCATTCAACCCATATCTGACCGGCGCGGTGCTCGGTGGAACTGCGGGCGAGCATTCCGACATTCATCTGCAGGCGTTCTGCGACAACCCGAAGGAAGTCGCGATCTACTTCCTGAACGCCAACATCCAGTACGACGTGTCCGAGACTCGCCATTTTGCCGGCCGCGGTTATGTCGAGACGCTGAGCTTCCTGTGGCGCCCGGCGAGCGAGGGTCGCGACGCGGCGCCGGTGGGCGTGCACGTCGCGCTGTACGAAACCGACGACCTGCGCGGCGCGGTACGGGCGGATGCACGTGGCCGCACGGCGCGTGCAAATTTGCAGACCGTCCAGACGCTGCTCAACGATAGCGATGTCGCTCCTTCCACTAACTGA
- the accB gene encoding acetyl-CoA carboxylase biotin carboxyl carrier protein, with protein MDLRKLKTLIDLVSESGISELEVTEGEGKVRIVKNAPPVYVQPSASYAPQYAQPAPAAGGEAPAAAAGAPATPAAAAPQGHVVTSPMVGTFYRAPSPGADPFVQVGDTVKEGQTICIIEAMKLLNEIESDQSGVIKEILVENGQAVEYGQPLFVVG; from the coding sequence ATGGATCTACGTAAACTGAAAACTCTGATCGACCTTGTCTCGGAGTCCGGTATCTCCGAACTCGAAGTGACCGAGGGCGAAGGCAAGGTCCGCATCGTCAAGAATGCGCCGCCGGTTTACGTGCAACCGTCTGCCTCGTACGCGCCGCAATACGCGCAGCCGGCTCCGGCGGCTGGCGGCGAAGCGCCTGCCGCTGCTGCCGGCGCGCCGGCCACGCCGGCAGCGGCCGCACCGCAAGGCCACGTTGTGACCTCGCCGATGGTCGGCACGTTCTATCGCGCGCCGTCGCCGGGCGCCGATCCGTTCGTCCAGGTGGGCGACACGGTCAAGGAAGGCCAGACGATCTGCATCATCGAAGCGATGAAGCTGCTCAACGAGATCGAGTCGGACCAGTCCGGCGTGATCAAGGAAATCCTCGTCGAAAACGGCCAGGCGGTCGAGTATGGCCAACCGCTGTTCGTGGTCGGCTAA
- a CDS encoding TlpA disulfide reductase family protein yields the protein MNTRQLLGGALVAVIAAGGGALANHWLGVSDGSEVAHAAQPVSAQSPVGQLWSAQVTSVDGKPQSLVAFKGHPIVVNFWASWCGPCVEEMPELSQLQRDYAKKGIQFVGLGVDSDKNVQAFLQKVKVAYPIYVTGFGGADLARAFGNTAGGLPYTVVIDAKGDVRSTKLGQIDPQALKQTLDSL from the coding sequence ATGAACACGAGACAGCTTCTGGGCGGCGCACTGGTCGCCGTGATAGCGGCCGGCGGCGGCGCGCTGGCGAATCATTGGCTCGGCGTCAGCGACGGGAGCGAGGTTGCACATGCCGCGCAACCCGTGTCAGCGCAAAGCCCCGTGGGTCAGTTGTGGAGCGCACAAGTCACATCGGTCGACGGCAAGCCGCAATCGCTAGTTGCGTTCAAAGGGCACCCAATTGTCGTTAACTTCTGGGCGTCCTGGTGCGGGCCGTGCGTGGAGGAAATGCCGGAGTTGTCGCAGCTTCAGCGTGATTACGCGAAAAAAGGAATCCAGTTCGTCGGACTTGGTGTGGATTCAGACAAGAACGTTCAGGCATTCCTGCAAAAGGTGAAAGTTGCCTATCCGATCTATGTCACGGGCTTTGGCGGTGCGGATCTGGCGCGAGCATTCGGAAATACCGCAGGCGGCCTGCCCTATACGGTCGTAATTGACGCCAAAGGCGATGTACGTTCGACAAAATTAGGACAAATCGATCCGCAGGCGCTTAAACAGACCCTCGACTCGCTCTGA